In the Campylobacter concisus genome, TTATAAAAATAGTTATCATTATATAAAAATATATTTTAAATTTTTATGAAAAAAATTTACGAAAAATTTATATTTTAATAACATTACAAATAAAACATTTCAAAAAATTAAACATAGATCAGAAAACAGATTTTTACTATTTTTTTCATAGATAGCGATAAAGCTTTTATTAAAACATTTTTGCAACATTTCTGATATAATCCCCACATGAAGTACGCACATTTAGTTCAAATAGCAAGTTATTTATCAAATTTTACAAAGATAAACCAAGCAAAACGCATTAATGATATGGCTATTTTAATCGAATTTAATGGCGAGAAGATCATCTTTGATCTAAACAAATCAAACTCCGCTATCTACAAAGATGGCGAGCTAAAAGAAGCAAAAATTTATCAAGCACCTTTTGATAATGTGCTAAAAAAGCGCTTTAATGCCTCGCATATAAAAAGCGTTGAGTGCTTGAAAGATAATAGGATTTTAAAATTTATCTGCACGCAAAGCGGCTCATATAAAAGTGAAAATTTTGTGCTTTATCTTGAATTTACTGGGCGCTTTACAAATGCTGTAATAACCGATGAAAATAACGTAATAATCGAGGCGTTAAGACATATTGATAATAGCTACCGCAAAATAGAAAGTGGCGAAGTTTTAAGAGAGCTTCCAGCTATCACTATCAAGGAAAAACCGTGCGAGCCCATAACTGACTTTGAGGCGTTTTTTAAGAGCGAAGCGGCTAGAGTAAATGAATCAAGGATAGCTAGCTTAAAAGAGGCAAAGCTTGCAAGTGTACAAAAAAAGATAGATAGCATGAGCGAAATTTTAAACTCACTTGAAGACAAAGATGAGCTGATGAGAAAGAGTGAAGAAGCTGCGAATTTAGGATCGCTTTTGCTTGCAAATTTAGGAAATTTTAAGGGCTATGAGAGAAAAATTTGCCTGAAAGATTTTGATGGCAACGAGATAAAACTAACTCTTAGCGATACTCCAAAAAACAGCGCAAATGAGTTTTACGCAAGATCAAAAAAGCTTCGCGCAAAAGCCATTGGAGTGGAGATAGAAAAGAGAAATTTAAAAGAAAAAATCGAGTTTTTTGAAGGATTAAAATCTCTTTTAAAAGAAGCGAACAGTCTTTATGAGCTTGAAATTTTAAGCCCAAAAAACAAGGCAAAACAAAGAGAACGCCACGTAAAAGACGTGAGTGAAAATACCGAAATTTTTTACGTTAGAGAGTTTAAAATTTTAGTTGGCAGAAACGAAAAAGGCAATATGAATTTACTTGATCTTGCTAAAAAAGATGACATCTGGCTTCATCTAAAAGACGCTCCAAGCGCTCACGTTATCATCAAGACAAACAAGAGCAAGGTACCCGAAGATATGCTAAAAATGGCAGCTAAATTCTGCGTAGAATTTAGCGTAAAGGGAGCTGGCAGATACGAGGTAGACTATACTAAGCGTGAAAATTTAAAACGTGAAAACGGTGCAAATGTCACTTATACTAACTATAAAACTATCATCATAAATAAAGGCTAAAAATGGCTGTAACACCTTTAGGAAATAGTAACTTTATAAATCAAAATGTCCCAGTAGTATCGCAAGTGCATGCAAATCAACAAGCTAGATTTGATATGCAGTCTTTAATGGCAGCTGAGCTTGCCTCGCAACAAAGTGAAGAGATCAAAGAGGTGCGTCCGATGGAAGAGTCTTAT is a window encoding:
- a CDS encoding NFACT RNA binding domain-containing protein, yielding MKYAHLVQIASYLSNFTKINQAKRINDMAILIEFNGEKIIFDLNKSNSAIYKDGELKEAKIYQAPFDNVLKKRFNASHIKSVECLKDNRILKFICTQSGSYKSENFVLYLEFTGRFTNAVITDENNVIIEALRHIDNSYRKIESGEVLRELPAITIKEKPCEPITDFEAFFKSEAARVNESRIASLKEAKLASVQKKIDSMSEILNSLEDKDELMRKSEEAANLGSLLLANLGNFKGYERKICLKDFDGNEIKLTLSDTPKNSANEFYARSKKLRAKAIGVEIEKRNLKEKIEFFEGLKSLLKEANSLYELEILSPKNKAKQRERHVKDVSENTEIFYVREFKILVGRNEKGNMNLLDLAKKDDIWLHLKDAPSAHVIIKTNKSKVPEDMLKMAAKFCVEFSVKGAGRYEVDYTKRENLKRENGANVTYTNYKTIIINKG